A region of the Chloroflexota bacterium genome:
CCTTCGGCATCGCGCTTGATGCCGATGCTCGTCGCGTCCACCAGCGACCCGCCGCCATACTGCTGGTAGATGTTCACCTCGTCAATCGCGGTTGCCACATCAGTCAGCTGTACATTGTCGGCGTTGCGTTGCGCCCAGTGCTGTATGCGCCCGACATTCTGCAGCGACACGGGTTCGTAGTAGAAGCCCTTTGCACCTGCTTGTTCCGGCGGCGCAAATAGCGGCGACATGTCGATGAGCAAGTGTTCGTGCGTCAGCGTGATGCCGAGCTGCGCCGGGTTTATCGCGCCTAGTACGGTCTGCACATTGCCCTCTAGATTGAAGTTTGCCATCGCGTTTCTCCCAGAATCGCCTGTGGAACATGTCAAGTAGGAGACTGAGCGAACCTCGCCATACGGCTTCGCAAATGTCTGCCTATTGCGTGACTCGCCTTGTATGCACATTCTTGGGCGCCCTTAGGCTTGGGTACACTTAGGCTTGGGCGCACTTATGCTCAATCACCTTCCGATTCTCCGTCAAGGTGGAAGGGGAATAGAATCAATATCGAAGGTAGAGCGCGAATGTATCGCCGTTGAACCTGCATTGACCTGCTAATACCCTTCGCCGCGCCACTCGAATGCGAGCGTGGCGTAGCGAACGAACACGGCGCCACCCGGTCTGGCGATTGGTCCGTTGACCGCCAGCAGCGCGATTTTGTGCTTGTCACCGGGCTGTGGGTCTGCGCTTATCACGACGCGTTGCGGTATGTTGAAGCCTTGCACCGCGCCCTTCGACATGTCGAGTTCGCCGTTGACCCACACTTCGCCGTAGTCGTCGATGCAGGTCTCGAACAGGCATTGTGTGCCGCGCACATCGCGCCCGCCGATCGTCTCCGGTATCGTAATCTCGATGCGATACCAGATGAACGACAGCCCGTATGTGCGCCATTCCGCGAGGTCGTCGCATACTTCCCAACCTGAGTCGTCGTAGTCGGGCAAGCGTGCCGGGCTGCCGTCGCTCAGCGCGACTAGCCCTTGATTCGGCTCGCCCGGCACAAGCCCGACTGCGTATCGCCATTTGCCGTTCACCGTCTTCAATGCGTCCGCGTCTTGCAAATCCAAATGCGCTCTTGGCATATTGCGCCTCCTTCAGCTTCATTGCCCCAACTATATGCTATCTTGCCTATCCTGTACATGCCCGCAGGTGATAAACTAGGCGCATATCCCAGTGACGAGGTGCAACTATGCCAAACACAGCGCCAAACACAGCAGAAGCGGTAATCATCGGCGGCGGCGTGATGGGATGCAGCATATTGTACAACCTAGCAGAGGAAGGCGTAACCAACACGCTGCTGCTAGAGCGCGATGTTCTGGCGTCCGGATCTACGAGCAAGTCACAGGCGATACTGCGAATGCACTACTCGAACGAAGTGACATCCTTGCTCGCGTGGAAGAGCTTGGACATCTTCAGGAACTTCGAGGAAATCACCGGCATGCCTTCCGGATACACCAAAACCGGATACTTCCTGATAGTTGGACAGGAAGACAGGCAGGCGCTGTTGGATAATGTGGCGATGCACCGGCGGCTCGGTATCGCAAGCGAAGTTGTGTCCATCGAAGATATGCGCGAACTCGCGCCTATGCTGTCGGTAGAGGGCGACGAATCCTTCGCATACGAATCCGAGTCCGGTTACGCTGACCCGTACTCGGTCACGCTCGGATTTGCCAACCGTGCCCGTGAGATGGGCGCGCGCGTTCAGGACAGCACGCCGGTTACGGGCATAGAAGTGAGCGGCGGCAGGGTAACCGCAGTGTTGACCGCAGACGGTCGCATCGAGACGCCTATCGCGGTTATCGCAGCCGGGCCTTGGAGCGACAGTCTGCTGAACGGCGTC
Encoded here:
- a CDS encoding FAD-binding oxidoreductase, translating into MPNTAPNTAEAVIIGGGVMGCSILYNLAEEGVTNTLLLERDVLASGSTSKSQAILRMHYSNEVTSLLAWKSLDIFRNFEEITGMPSGYTKTGYFLIVGQEDRQALLDNVAMHRRLGIASEVVSIEDMRELAPMLSVEGDESFAYESESGYADPYSVTLGFANRAREMGARVQDSTPVTGIEVSGGRVTAVLTADGRIETPIAVIAAGPWSDSLLNGVGVDVPIRPLRHQVVVLRRPPGPDTEHPIVADNLNGFSARPDIGGLTMIGAGEEEFVDADTFNQGVDMDVVEPTFEGIVKRIPAMSRAVFRGGWSGAFTVTPDWHPVLDRIEGIEGLYCAVGFSGHGFKESPMIGKAMAELITQGSADCVDISMLNLNRFETGDLLRSRYAMQVLA